A region of the Pseudonocardia cypriaca genome:
CGCGCACGGCTCTCGCCTTCATGCGGACGTTCGACATCGACGCAGCCCTCCGGCTGCTCGCCGGCGAGGACCCGGGGCTTTACAGCGCGCTGTGAGGCGAGCTACCTTCCTGCGCACCAATGGTCAGTCCGTTAGTCCTCTCGGGTTGACCCTCCCGAGCTGCACCGCCGCACCTCCTGGAGACAACATGTCACGACGATCGGCGCTCGCCGGCCTCGGCGCAGCGGGCCTGCTGCTGCTCTCGGGCTGCGGTGGCGCCCCGACGTCCGGCCCTGCACCAGGGGCCGACCAACCCACCGCCGCCGAAGCCGTTTACGCCGAGGTCGGCGCCCTCACAGGAAGCGCGCGCCACGACCGCCTGGTCGAGCTCGCCGCGCAGGAGGGCAACACGCTGTCGGTCTACACCTCGTTGAACGCCGACATCGCCGACATCGTGGTGCCGCAGTTCGAGCAGGCAACGGGCGTCCAAGTGAACCTCTACCGCGCCGACTCGGAGACGGTCCTGCAACGCACCCTCCAGGAGGCGTCGGCGGGCTTCGCGGGGGCCGACGTCGTCGAGACCAACGCCACGCAGATGGCGATCATCGCCGCGCAGGGGCTCACCGGGGACTACGAGGGCGAGCAGCGGAACAAGATCAACGAACAGTTCAGGTACGACGGCTGGACACCCACTCGCTTCAACATCTTCGCGCCCGCGTGGAACACGAACCTCGTGCGCCCGGACCTGGTCCCCCACCGGTGGGAGGACCTCGCCGACCCGAAGTACGACGGCATCCTGTCCCTCGAGGTCAGCGACTACGACTGGTACATGACGCTCTACACCCACTTCCGCCAGCAGGGCATGCCCGACGCCGACATCGACCGGCTGTTCGCCGACATGGTGAAGGGCTCGAAGGTCGCGAAGGGGCACTCCGGCCAGGTCGAGCTGCTCTCGGCGGGCGAGTTCGGCGTGGTTGCGGCCTCGTACACCTACCTGACGGACAAGGCGCGGACGAGCGGTGCGCCGGTCGACGACCAGCCGTTCGTCGAACCCGTCGTGGCGCGCGCCAACGGCGGCGGACTGCTGCGCAGCAGCAAGCACCCGGCAACCGCGATGCTGTTCATGGACTGGATGTTGAAGGACGGGCAGCAGGTCGTCCTCGACAACGGCCTGACCCCCGCCGTGATGCCGGACGGCACCGACCCGCTCGCCGGCCACCAGGTCCTCCCGGTCGACGTGCAGCAGCTCATCAACGAGGGCAACGACTGGTCCGCCCGCTACGACGAGGTCGTCCGCGGCGGCGAGCAGCTCCCGGAGAAGTGATGGCCACGCTCACAACCCGGATGCGGCAGCCGGGAGCCCTCGCGCGATGGCGCGAGGTGATCCTGCGCCCCCGCACCCTCGTCGCGGTCGCGATCACGATCGTGGTCGGCTACCTCGCCCTGATCCCGCTGGTCTACCTGCTGTGGACCACCTTCTCCGACGCCCAGGGCTTCAGCCTGGGCGGCTTCGCGCGCGCCTACGGCGACGCCCGCATCGGGGAGCTGGTCGGCAACTCGCTGTGGTTCGCGGCCGGTGCGGCGCTGCTCTCCCTCGCGGTCGGCACGGCGCTCGCCTACTTCAACGTGCGCACCGACGTACCGTTCAAGGCGCTGTTCTTCGCCGCGTCGATCATCCCGCTGATCATCCCGGGGATCCTGTACACGATCGCCTGGATCTTCCTGGCCAGCCCCACGATCGGCCTGCTCAACAGCCTGCTCGAGCCGGTCTTCGGGCCGGGCACGTTCGACGTCTTCACGGTGTGGGGGATGATCTGGGTCGAGGGGCTGCACCTGTCCCCCATCGCGTTCCTCTTCATGGTGGCCGCGTTCCGCTCGACCGACCCCTCACTCGAGGAGTCGTCGCTGATGAGCGGCGCAACCCGCGTGCAGACCTTCCGGCGGGTGACCCTCCCGCTGGTCCGCCCGGCCCTCCTCTCCGCCGCCCTGATCATGGGAGTGCGCAGTCTGGAGAGCTTCGAGGTGCCGGCGCTGCTCGGCCTGCAGAACGGGATCTACGTCTTCACCAGCCGCATCTACCAGGTGCTGCGCAGCTTCCCGGTCGACTTCGCGGGGGCCGGCGCACTGGCCGTCGGGCTGCTCGCCGTAGCGGCGCTGGGCATCTGGCTCTCGAACGTGCTGAGCCGGGGCCACGCCACCGGCACCATCACCGGTAAGGGCTTCCGCCCGCGCCCGATCGACCTCGGCCGCTGGAAGCCGGTCGTCGGCAGCGGCATCCTGCTCTACTTCTTCGTCACCGTGCTGGCCCCGCTGATGGTGCTGCTCTACACGGCACTCCTGCCCTACTACCGGCCCCCGTCGGCCGAGGCGTTCGCATCGATGAACCTCGACAACTTCGTCGCCGTGTTCAACCTCCCCTCGGTCCCCACGGCGCTGAGGAACTCGCTCCTCCTGGGCGGTGGAGCGGCGACGATCGTGATGGCCCTGATGGCGGTGGCCGCCTGGGTCGTGGTGCGTTCCGGCATCCCGGGTCGCCAGATCCTGGACCACATCGCGTTCTCGCCGCTCGTCATCCCGGGGCTCGTGCTCGGCGTCGGGATCGCGTTCGTCTACCTGCGCAGCCCGCTCCCGATCTACGGCACGCTGGTCATCCTGCTGATCGCGTACTGCACCCGGTACCTGCCCTACGGCATGCGCTACGCGGTGACCGGGATGCAGACGATCTCCGCCGAGCTCGAGGAGTCTGCGCAGGTCAGCGGAGCCGGGTGGTGGGCCACGTTCCGCCGGGTGCTGCTGCCGCTCATCGCGCCGGCGCTGCTCGCCGGCTGGGTCTACATCTTCGTGGTGAGCTTCCGCGAGCTCTCCTCCTCGATCCTGCTCTACACCCCGGGCAACGAGGTGCTGTCCATCTCGATCTGGGAGCTGTACGCGAACGCGCGCTTCGGGGAGCTGTCCGCGCTCGGCGTGATCATGGTGCTCATCCTCGCCGTACTGGTGGCGGTCGCCTACAAGGTCGGCGCGCGCGTCGGCCTCAAGTCCTGAACGGAGGGTGGGCTCACCCATGTTGACGATCAGCAACCTCGTGAAGAGCTTCGCCGGGGAGGCGAGCAAGCGGCGGGCGACGGCGGGACGGGTACTCGCGGTCGACGACGTCAGCCTGGAGGTCGGCGAGGGCGAGATGTTCACGCTGCTCGGCCCGTCCGGCTGCGGCAAGACCACCACGCTGAGGTCGGTGGCCGGGCTGGAGCGCCCCGACTCCGGCCGGATAACCGTCGGCGGCCGCGTCCTCTTCGACGGCGGCCGCCTCAACGTCCCGGCCAACCAGCGTGGCCTCGGCATGGTGTTCCAGTCGTACGCGATCTGGCCGCACATGACCGTGTTCGACAACGTGGCGTTCCCGTTGCAGGTGCGCAAGCGCTCGCTCCGGCCGGGCAAACGGGAGATCCGCGAGCGCGTGGCCAAGGTGCTCGAGACGATGGAGCTCGGTCACCTCGCCGACCGGCAGGCCACCAAGCTCTCCGGCGGTCAGCAGCAGCGCCTGGCGCTGGCCAGGGCGATCATCATCGAGCCACCGCTGATGCTGCTCGATGAGCCGCTGTCCAACCTGGACGCGAAGCTGCGCGAGTCGCTGCGCTACGAGCTCAAGCGCCTCCAGCGCGAGCTGGGCATCACCTCGATCTACGTCACCCACGACCAGATCGAGGCGCTCGCGCTGTCGACGACGATCGCGGTGATGAAGGAGGGCAACGTCCTGCAGACCGGGCGCCCCCGCGAGGTGTACGAGTCCCCCAACTGCAAGTTCGTCGCCGAGTTCATCGGCACGTCCAACTTCCTGCGCGGCAAGGTCGTCGGGCGGGACGGCGACTGCGTCGACGTCGACACCGAGGCCGGGCGCGTGCGGCTCGAGTCGGCGGCCCGGGTCCCGGTCGGCGAGGAGGTTGTCGCCGCGGTCCGCCCGGAGAGCCTCGAGATCAGCACCACCGGCTGGGGCAACCGCGTCAACGAGTGGCCGGGCACGGTGACCAACCGGGCGTTCCTCGGCGATGCGATCGACCACATCGTCCGGGTGGGCCAGGGCAGCCTCCGCGTGCGGGGCAACCCGTCGGTCTCGATCAAGCCGGGTACGGAGATCTTCGTGGCGACGGAGCCGAGCAAGGTCACGCTCGTCCCGGTGGGCTGATGCACTGGGCACGACTGCTGCACAACCGGGACTTCCTGCTCTTCTGGTCCGGTGTCGTCCTCTCGCAGATCGGGACGAGGGCGACGGTGGCCGCGAGCCTGTGGCAGGTCTACGAGCTCACCGGCTCGATCGCCGCCACCGGCCTCGTCGGCGGCGCCCAGGCGGTGGCGCTGGTCGTGCTGAGCCCGCTCGGCGGGGTGCTGGCCGACCGCTGGGACCGCCGCCGCCTGCTGCAGGCGAGCCAGGCCGTCGCCATGGTCGTGGCGCTCGCGATGGCCGCCGTGTCGCTGACCGGTGCCGCGCAGGCCTGGCACGTGGTCGCAGGCGTGCTGGTCACCACGGCAGCGGCGACGTTCGACCAACCGTGCCGGCAGGCGCTGGTGCCGGCCCTCGTCCCCCGGGACGTTCTGCCCGCTGCGATCGCGCTGCTGAACCCCTCCCGCGAGGTCGCCGTGCTCGTCGGGCCCGCGATCGGCGGCCTGCTCATCGCCGTCGACGGCCCGGGACTGGTGTACCTGCTCGACGGGATCTCCTACGCGGCTCTGGTCGCCGTGCTGGCCGCGGTCCGGGTCCCGCCCCTGCACCGCGAGGACGGGCCGCGCTCGATCCGGGCGGACATGGCCGAGGGCATCCGGTACGTGCGGCGGCGGCCGATCATCTGGTCGCTGTGCGGGCTGGACCTGCTGCTGACCGTCTTCGGCGCCTACCGGGTGCTGCTGCCGGCCTTCGCCGACCGCCTCGACATCGGGCCGGCCGGGTACGGGCTGCTGTCCGCGACGCCCTCGCTCGGCGCGCTGCTCGCGACGTACGGGATCGTCCGGCTGGTCTCCCGGTCGCGCAGGCTGGGCCGTGCGCTGCTGGCGGCCACGATCGCCTACGGGGTGGTCGCGATCGCCTTCGCCCAGGTCTCGCTGCTGGCGGCCGTCCTGCTGTTCGCGCTGCTCCTGGGCTCCTTCGACGCCGCGGCGACCACCATCCGGCACGCCGCGGTGCAGCTCGAGACGCCCGACGAGCTGCGAGGCCGGGTGCAGTCGCTCTACCAGATCACGTCCCGGGGCGGGCCTGCGCTCGGCGACGTCGTGATCGGCGTGGCCGCCGGCCTCGCCGGCCCGGTCGCCGCGCTCACGGCGGGCGCGGCGGTGCCGGTGCTGGCCGGGATCGCGCTCCTCCTGCGGCCGAACACCGTGCGCGACTACGCCGGGATCGCTGCCCAACCGAAGGGAACACCCGCATGACCGCCCGCCACCAGGTCGTCGTCGTGGGTGGGGGCCCGGTCGGCGTCGGGCTCGCCCTCGAACTGGGGCTGCGCGGGATCCGGTGCGTCGTCGTCGAGCAGCGCACGGAGCTCTCGATGATCCCCAAGGGGCAGGGCCTGTCCCAGCGCACGATGGAGCACATGTGGCGCTGGGGCGTGGCCGAGCAGATCCGCGCCGCCCGCACGATGCCTCCCGGGTACCCGATCGGCCAGGTCACCGCCTACGAGAACCTCATGGGCGAGTTCTGGGCGGCCCCGCCGGCGCGCGAGCTCGTGCAGCCCTACTACTCCCAGGCGAACGAGCGCCTCCCCCAGTACCGCACGGAAGAGGTGCTGCGCCGCCGGCTCGCCACCCTCCCGCACGTCGACGTCCGACTCGGCCGGCGGGCGATCGCGGTCGAGCAGGACACCGACGGCGTGCGCGTCACGGTCGAAGGGGACGGCGAGCGCGAGCTGCTGACCGGCGACTACGTCGTCGGCTGCGACGGCGGTCGCTCGCTCGTGCGCGAGCAGGCCGACATCCCGCGCAGCGGCACCGACTGGGACGA
Encoded here:
- a CDS encoding ABC transporter substrate-binding protein, whose product is MSRRSALAGLGAAGLLLLSGCGGAPTSGPAPGADQPTAAEAVYAEVGALTGSARHDRLVELAAQEGNTLSVYTSLNADIADIVVPQFEQATGVQVNLYRADSETVLQRTLQEASAGFAGADVVETNATQMAIIAAQGLTGDYEGEQRNKINEQFRYDGWTPTRFNIFAPAWNTNLVRPDLVPHRWEDLADPKYDGILSLEVSDYDWYMTLYTHFRQQGMPDADIDRLFADMVKGSKVAKGHSGQVELLSAGEFGVVAASYTYLTDKARTSGAPVDDQPFVEPVVARANGGGLLRSSKHPATAMLFMDWMLKDGQQVVLDNGLTPAVMPDGTDPLAGHQVLPVDVQQLINEGNDWSARYDEVVRGGEQLPEK
- a CDS encoding ABC transporter permease — translated: MATLTTRMRQPGALARWREVILRPRTLVAVAITIVVGYLALIPLVYLLWTTFSDAQGFSLGGFARAYGDARIGELVGNSLWFAAGAALLSLAVGTALAYFNVRTDVPFKALFFAASIIPLIIPGILYTIAWIFLASPTIGLLNSLLEPVFGPGTFDVFTVWGMIWVEGLHLSPIAFLFMVAAFRSTDPSLEESSLMSGATRVQTFRRVTLPLVRPALLSAALIMGVRSLESFEVPALLGLQNGIYVFTSRIYQVLRSFPVDFAGAGALAVGLLAVAALGIWLSNVLSRGHATGTITGKGFRPRPIDLGRWKPVVGSGILLYFFVTVLAPLMVLLYTALLPYYRPPSAEAFASMNLDNFVAVFNLPSVPTALRNSLLLGGGAATIVMALMAVAAWVVVRSGIPGRQILDHIAFSPLVIPGLVLGVGIAFVYLRSPLPIYGTLVILLIAYCTRYLPYGMRYAVTGMQTISAELEESAQVSGAGWWATFRRVLLPLIAPALLAGWVYIFVVSFRELSSSILLYTPGNEVLSISIWELYANARFGELSALGVIMVLILAVLVAVAYKVGARVGLKS
- a CDS encoding ABC transporter ATP-binding protein; protein product: MLTISNLVKSFAGEASKRRATAGRVLAVDDVSLEVGEGEMFTLLGPSGCGKTTTLRSVAGLERPDSGRITVGGRVLFDGGRLNVPANQRGLGMVFQSYAIWPHMTVFDNVAFPLQVRKRSLRPGKREIRERVAKVLETMELGHLADRQATKLSGGQQQRLALARAIIIEPPLMLLDEPLSNLDAKLRESLRYELKRLQRELGITSIYVTHDQIEALALSTTIAVMKEGNVLQTGRPREVYESPNCKFVAEFIGTSNFLRGKVVGRDGDCVDVDTEAGRVRLESAARVPVGEEVVAAVRPESLEISTTGWGNRVNEWPGTVTNRAFLGDAIDHIVRVGQGSLRVRGNPSVSIKPGTEIFVATEPSKVTLVPVG
- a CDS encoding MFS transporter, whose translation is MHWARLLHNRDFLLFWSGVVLSQIGTRATVAASLWQVYELTGSIAATGLVGGAQAVALVVLSPLGGVLADRWDRRRLLQASQAVAMVVALAMAAVSLTGAAQAWHVVAGVLVTTAAATFDQPCRQALVPALVPRDVLPAAIALLNPSREVAVLVGPAIGGLLIAVDGPGLVYLLDGISYAALVAVLAAVRVPPLHREDGPRSIRADMAEGIRYVRRRPIIWSLCGLDLLLTVFGAYRVLLPAFADRLDIGPAGYGLLSATPSLGALLATYGIVRLVSRSRRLGRALLAATIAYGVVAIAFAQVSLLAAVLLFALLLGSFDAAATTIRHAAVQLETPDELRGRVQSLYQITSRGGPALGDVVIGVAAGLAGPVAALTAGAAVPVLAGIALLLRPNTVRDYAGIAAQPKGTPA